One part of the Truepera radiovictrix DSM 17093 genome encodes these proteins:
- a CDS encoding ThuA domain-containing protein → MKRALINWGGWEGHEPEACAELFAGLLRREGFAVDVVSDLGVYTDDAYMTSLHLIVPIWTMSQITPEQEAGLLGAVRGGVGIAGWHGGMADAFRQSVAYQWMVGGQWVAHPGDIIPYRVNIRDHHDPITQGLDDFDMVSEQYYMHVDPSNEVLATTTFSGEYGNAPWIAGTVMPVVWKRRFGAGRVFYSSLGHVRQDFEVPEARTIMLRGMLWAAR, encoded by the coding sequence ATGAAGCGCGCGCTGATCAACTGGGGCGGCTGGGAGGGGCACGAGCCGGAGGCGTGCGCCGAGCTCTTCGCGGGCTTGCTGCGCCGCGAGGGGTTTGCGGTCGACGTCGTCTCCGACCTGGGCGTCTACACCGACGACGCCTACATGACGTCGCTGCACCTCATCGTACCGATCTGGACGATGAGCCAGATCACGCCGGAGCAGGAGGCGGGGCTGCTCGGTGCCGTGCGCGGCGGGGTGGGCATAGCGGGGTGGCACGGCGGCATGGCCGACGCGTTCCGGCAGAGCGTCGCCTACCAGTGGATGGTCGGTGGGCAGTGGGTGGCGCACCCGGGGGACATCATCCCCTACCGGGTGAACATCCGAGATCACCACGACCCCATCACCCAGGGTTTGGACGACTTTGACATGGTTTCGGAGCAGTACTATATGCACGTCGACCCGAGCAACGAGGTGCTGGCGACGACGACCTTTTCGGGGGAGTACGGCAATGCTCCGTGGATCGCTGGAACGGTCATGCCGGTGGTGTGGAAGCGCCGCTTCGGGGCCGGACGGGTGTTCTACTCGTCGTTGGGCCACGTGCGCCAGGACTTCGAGGTGCCGGAGGCGAGGACGATAATGCTCAGGGGGATGCTCTGGGCGGCGCGTTAA
- a CDS encoding Gfo/Idh/MocA family protein, translating into MTPHRPEPKVKVGLIGCGTISDAYVRTVRTFPVLGLVACADRIPEAALSASRRWGVEAQPVEALLARGDLDIVLNLTVPQAHAEVTRAALEAGKHVHVEKPLALNRDEGRAVLDKAAELGLRVSCAPDTFLGAGLQTARFVLDSGAIGRVVAGTAFMMIPGHERWHPNPDFYYRRGGGPLFDMGPYYLTALVHLLGPVRRVSAAAAMSYPTRTIMSEPRRGEVIPVEVPTHVSGTLEFHSGALVTLVMSFDVHHHTHHPIELHGELGSLQVPDPNHFGGEVRVRAAGAEAWEPQEPVNAYTDNMRGIGAADLAHALLAGRPHRCHGELAFHVLDTMQSLHEAAERGTHVTIQSRCERPEPLPLGVGQGRLEAAVSATS; encoded by the coding sequence ATGACGCCGCACCGGCCCGAGCCGAAGGTCAAAGTCGGCCTCATCGGCTGCGGCACCATCAGCGATGCGTACGTTAGGACCGTCCGAACGTTTCCCGTGCTGGGGCTCGTCGCGTGCGCCGACCGGATCCCCGAGGCCGCCCTCAGCGCGTCCCGGCGGTGGGGCGTCGAGGCGCAGCCGGTCGAAGCGCTGCTCGCCAGAGGCGACCTCGACATCGTCCTCAACCTCACCGTGCCGCAAGCCCACGCCGAGGTGACGCGCGCCGCCCTCGAGGCGGGCAAACACGTGCACGTCGAGAAGCCGCTGGCGCTGAACCGCGACGAGGGCCGCGCCGTGCTGGACAAGGCCGCCGAGCTAGGGCTCCGGGTGAGCTGCGCCCCCGACACCTTTTTGGGGGCGGGGTTGCAGACCGCCCGCTTTGTTCTCGACAGCGGCGCCATCGGCCGGGTGGTGGCCGGTACGGCCTTTATGATGATCCCCGGCCACGAGCGCTGGCACCCCAACCCCGACTTCTACTACCGCCGGGGCGGCGGTCCCCTGTTCGACATGGGGCCCTACTACCTCACGGCGCTCGTGCACCTCTTGGGGCCGGTGCGCCGGGTGAGCGCGGCGGCGGCGATGAGCTACCCTACGCGCACCATCATGAGCGAACCGCGGCGCGGCGAGGTGATCCCGGTGGAGGTGCCGACACACGTCTCCGGAACTTTAGAGTTTCATAGCGGCGCGCTCGTCACGCTGGTGATGAGTTTCGACGTCCACCACCACACCCATCACCCCATTGAGCTGCACGGGGAGCTGGGCAGCTTGCAGGTGCCCGACCCCAACCACTTCGGCGGCGAGGTCCGGGTGCGGGCAGCAGGTGCCGAGGCGTGGGAACCCCAGGAACCGGTCAACGCCTACACCGACAACATGCGCGGTATCGGCGCCGCCGACCTGGCGCACGCGCTCCTCGCAGGCCGGCCCCACCGCTGTCACGGCGAGCTGGCGTTTCACGTTCTAGACACCATGCAGTCGCTCCATGAGGCCGCCGAACGCGGAACACACGTCACCATCCAGAGCCGCTGCGAGCGCCCCGAACCGCTGCCCTTAGGGGTCGGCCAGGGGAGGCTCGAGGCGGCGGTGAGCGCGACCTCATGA
- a CDS encoding glycoside hydrolase family 43 protein, with the protein MSETLTDTLSPPRTDEARAYIQNPILRGFNPDPSIVRVENDFYIATSTFEWFPGVQLHHSRDLVHWRLVGRALDRRSQLDMIGNPDSGGVWAPHLSYADGLFYLIYTDVKTWGVREPFKDAHNYLVTAPDICGPWSEPVYLNSSGFDPSLFHDVDGRKWLLNMIWDHRKGKNPFGGILLQEFDPAAGELVGPVHNIFRGTHLRVTEGPHIVRKDGFYYLLTAEGGTTYEHAVTLARSKTLTGPYEVHPDNPLLTSRGRPELELQKAGHGSLVETQTGEWYLAHLCGRPLSPLGRCNLGRETALQRLEWPRGDWPRLAGGDNAPKLQVPAPALPAHPFPPENERDDFDAPTLSPHWQTLRVPHDESWLSLRERPGFLRLRGRESLISRHRQSLVARRLQAHVAEAETCVEFEPETFQQMAGLVAFYQANNWVYLRLSRDEVLGKSLNILTCDHSVYDEALDEDVSVEGAARVFLKVRFERETFRFAYATEPGAWREVGPRFDAGKLSDDYCQGLSFTGTFIGLCAQDLSGRRRHADFDYFSYREDA; encoded by the coding sequence ATGTCCGAAACGTTAACCGATACCCTGTCTCCCCCCCGGACCGACGAAGCGCGGGCGTACATCCAAAACCCCATCCTGCGCGGTTTCAACCCCGACCCTTCGATCGTGCGCGTCGAGAACGACTTCTATATTGCCACCTCCACCTTCGAGTGGTTTCCTGGCGTGCAGCTGCACCACTCGCGCGACCTCGTGCATTGGCGGCTCGTGGGGCGCGCGCTAGACCGGCGGAGCCAGCTCGACATGATCGGCAACCCCGACTCGGGTGGGGTGTGGGCGCCCCACCTGAGCTACGCCGACGGGCTCTTTTACCTGATCTATACCGACGTCAAGACGTGGGGGGTGCGCGAACCTTTTAAGGACGCGCACAACTATCTCGTCACGGCCCCCGACATCTGTGGCCCGTGGTCGGAGCCCGTGTACCTCAACTCGAGCGGTTTCGACCCATCGCTCTTTCACGACGTAGACGGGCGCAAGTGGCTGCTTAACATGATCTGGGACCACCGCAAGGGGAAAAACCCCTTCGGTGGCATTCTCCTGCAGGAGTTCGACCCGGCCGCCGGGGAGTTGGTCGGGCCGGTGCACAACATCTTTAGGGGTACCCACTTGCGCGTGACCGAGGGGCCGCACATCGTCCGCAAAGACGGCTTTTACTATCTCCTCACCGCCGAAGGGGGCACGACGTACGAGCACGCCGTAACGCTCGCGCGCTCGAAAACGCTCACCGGGCCCTACGAGGTGCACCCCGACAACCCGCTCCTGACCTCGCGCGGCAGGCCCGAGCTCGAGCTGCAAAAAGCCGGCCACGGCTCGCTGGTCGAGACGCAGACGGGCGAGTGGTACCTCGCGCACCTCTGCGGTAGGCCGCTCTCGCCCCTAGGGCGCTGCAACTTGGGCCGCGAGACGGCGCTGCAGCGGCTCGAGTGGCCGCGCGGCGACTGGCCGCGCTTGGCGGGCGGCGACAACGCGCCCAAGCTGCAGGTCCCGGCGCCCGCGCTCCCGGCGCACCCTTTCCCCCCTGAAAACGAGCGCGATGACTTTGACGCGCCCACGCTGAGCCCGCACTGGCAGACGCTGCGCGTCCCGCACGATGAGAGCTGGTTGTCGCTGCGTGAGCGTCCCGGCTTTTTACGCCTCCGGGGGCGCGAGTCGCTCATCTCGCGGCACCGTCAGAGCCTCGTGGCGAGGCGTTTGCAAGCGCACGTCGCGGAGGCGGAGACGTGCGTAGAGTTTGAACCCGAGACGTTTCAGCAGATGGCGGGGCTCGTGGCGTTTTACCAGGCGAACAACTGGGTGTACCTGCGCCTCAGCCGCGACGAGGTGCTCGGCAAAAGCCTCAACATCCTCACGTGCGACCACAGCGTTTATGATGAGGCGCTCGACGAGGACGTGTCCGTCGAGGGCGCCGCGCGCGTCTTTCTCAAGGTACGCTTTGAGCGCGAGACGTTTCGCTTCGCCTACGCCACCGAACCGGGGGCGTGGCGGGAAGTCGGCCCGCGCTTCGACGCGGGCAAGCTCTCGGACGACTACTGCCAGGGGCTCAGCTTTACGGGGACCTTTATCGGGCTCTGCGCCCAAGACCTGAGCGGGAGGAGGCGCCATGCCGACTTCGACTACTTCAGCTACCGCGAAGACGCGTGA
- a CDS encoding endo-1,4-beta-xylanase has protein sequence MTRTPLPAPSKGAPPRWLSAMRRALVFLVLLALTFGHAQLARGHDKFLGNILGAQLEPDFATLWNQVTPENAGKWGSVEAQRGTMTWGVLDGIFAYAREHDLPVKQHTFVWGQQQPRWLGDLPPAEQRAAVEAWIWAFAERYPDVALVDVVNEPLHAPPSYKEALGGDGETGWDWVVWAFERAREALPEAKLLINEYNILCCEANRERYAEIVRLLDERGLIDGVGVQAHGLETVSPETVSASLDALGELGVPIYVSELDLETADDARQLELYRSLFPVLWEHEAVAGVTLWGYRAGAMWKPNAYLIDWFDEPRPAMTWLRSYLESQR, from the coding sequence ATGACCCGCACGCCGCTCCCGGCCCCCTCAAAGGGCGCGCCGCCCAGGTGGCTAAGCGCGATGCGTCGCGCCCTCGTTTTCCTCGTGCTGCTCGCCCTCACGTTCGGTCACGCGCAGCTCGCTAGAGGTCACGACAAGTTTTTGGGCAACATCCTGGGCGCGCAGCTCGAGCCGGACTTCGCCACCCTCTGGAACCAGGTCACCCCCGAAAACGCGGGCAAGTGGGGCTCGGTCGAAGCGCAGCGGGGGACGATGACCTGGGGGGTGCTCGACGGCATCTTCGCCTACGCGCGCGAGCACGACCTGCCGGTCAAACAGCACACCTTCGTCTGGGGCCAGCAGCAGCCGCGCTGGCTAGGCGACCTCCCGCCGGCTGAGCAGCGCGCGGCGGTCGAGGCGTGGATCTGGGCCTTCGCTGAGCGCTACCCGGACGTCGCGCTCGTAGACGTCGTCAACGAGCCGCTGCACGCGCCCCCTAGCTACAAGGAGGCTCTGGGTGGCGACGGCGAGACGGGTTGGGACTGGGTGGTGTGGGCGTTCGAGCGGGCGCGTGAGGCGCTCCCCGAGGCGAAGCTGCTCATCAACGAGTACAACATCCTCTGCTGCGAGGCGAACCGCGAGCGCTACGCCGAGATTGTGCGCCTGCTGGACGAGCGCGGCCTCATCGACGGCGTCGGCGTGCAGGCGCACGGCCTCGAGACCGTCTCACCCGAGACCGTAAGCGCGAGCCTAGACGCGCTCGGTGAGCTCGGCGTGCCCATCTACGTCTCCGAACTCGACCTCGAGACCGCCGACGACGCGCGGCAGTTAGAACTCTACAGGAGCCTCTTTCCGGTGCTCTGGGAGCACGAGGCGGTCGCCGGGGTGACGCTCTGGGGGTACCGCGCGGGCGCCATGTGGAAGCCGAACGCGTACCTCATCGACTGGTTTGATGAACCGCGTCCCGCGATGACGTGGCTGAGAAGTTACCTCGAGAGTCAGCGGTGA
- a CDS encoding glycosyl hydrolase, with protein sequence MKRPLALLLCTGVLCAGALGVPAAPVQVAPVGLGAGGYVTERPPNIIDPPDTPYRDAWEGPVPTNRWWSSLLWTAFSEPIYAGPLSYQARPEGLALGYPTLEVDETGFQMPFRADLVVGMTDFTADAARVVGYGDWTVAVRWESEAPDEARALRATLGQGLPYAYLELDGPAAIRFREPPEVWHDAPGALGVTLGGRHYAVFYPGAWTLSGASFGGPLEESGAGALVSVAALPEADEALLTRFARYAHHPPTDSRASWRWLPDEGVVEVTLTLTAPQGALMGLYPLHHKHTDAPLTELHYETPRGVMTLAETDRVTLRLPYRGVLPVLPLAAEASEALRALLDDFMEQEVFFPLFVGQTRMPDSYADGKSLGKLAALLPIAEQLGDTEAAAALLEALKERLELWFTPESLPLLYYNATWGALIAAPTSHGLDHSLNDHAFHYGYFLQAAASVAERDPAWAETWGQVVALLIRDVAAPRGDPLFPFLRALDPYLGHGWASGSGMYGRGNNLESSSEAVNFAAGLIRWADAVGDAALLELGVYLYATQTAAVWEYWLAEGGNFPAAYPHTAIGILWSDGGAYTTWWTSDPEAVHGINFLPVTASSLYLGLAPDFVRRNYHHMLVGTRPHYWPDIALSYLALADPDEALALWSPELRPEFGESRARVLHWLTSLRRYGGPEPITANAPQTAVLAKGGARTYLAYNPSGAPRTVTFADGTVLTAAPHTLTVKETP encoded by the coding sequence GTGAAGCGCCCTCTCGCCCTCTTGTTGTGTACGGGTGTGTTGTGTGCGGGTGCGTTGGGCGTCCCGGCGGCGCCCGTCCAAGTGGCGCCCGTCGGCCTCGGCGCGGGCGGCTACGTCACCGAACGCCCCCCCAACATCATCGACCCGCCCGACACCCCCTACCGGGATGCCTGGGAGGGTCCGGTACCGACCAACCGCTGGTGGAGCTCGCTCCTCTGGACGGCGTTTTCGGAGCCGATCTACGCTGGGCCGCTGAGCTACCAGGCGCGCCCCGAGGGGCTGGCGCTCGGCTATCCGACGCTCGAGGTCGACGAGACGGGCTTCCAGATGCCCTTTCGCGCGGACCTCGTCGTCGGGATGACCGACTTCACGGCCGACGCCGCCCGCGTGGTGGGGTATGGCGACTGGACGGTCGCGGTGCGCTGGGAGAGCGAGGCGCCGGACGAGGCGCGCGCCTTGCGCGCGACCTTGGGGCAGGGCCTGCCCTACGCCTACCTCGAGCTAGACGGCCCGGCCGCCATCCGCTTCCGCGAGCCGCCCGAGGTCTGGCACGACGCCCCCGGTGCGCTCGGCGTCACCCTGGGGGGGCGCCACTACGCGGTCTTCTACCCCGGGGCTTGGACGCTCAGCGGCGCGAGCTTCGGCGGGCCGCTTGAGGAAAGCGGCGCCGGGGCGCTTGTGAGTGTCGCGGCGCTCCCCGAGGCCGACGAGGCGCTCCTCACGCGCTTCGCCCGTTACGCGCACCACCCGCCCACCGACTCGCGCGCCTCCTGGCGCTGGCTGCCGGACGAGGGGGTGGTCGAGGTCACCTTGACGCTGACGGCCCCGCAGGGGGCGCTCATGGGGCTCTACCCGCTCCACCACAAGCACACCGACGCGCCGCTGACCGAGCTCCACTACGAGACGCCGCGCGGCGTCATGACGCTCGCCGAAACCGACCGCGTGACCCTGCGCCTGCCCTACCGCGGCGTCCTGCCGGTGCTGCCGCTCGCCGCCGAGGCGAGCGAGGCGCTGCGGGCGCTGCTGGACGACTTTATGGAGCAGGAGGTCTTTTTCCCACTCTTCGTGGGGCAGACGCGGATGCCGGACTCGTACGCCGACGGCAAGAGCTTAGGCAAGCTCGCCGCGCTGCTGCCTATTGCCGAGCAGCTCGGGGACACCGAGGCGGCGGCGGCGCTGCTGGAGGCCCTTAAGGAGCGGCTCGAGCTCTGGTTCACCCCCGAGAGCCTGCCGCTCCTCTACTACAACGCCACCTGGGGGGCTCTCATCGCCGCGCCCACCTCGCACGGGCTCGACCACAGCCTCAACGACCACGCCTTTCACTACGGCTACTTCCTGCAGGCTGCTGCCAGCGTCGCCGAGCGCGACCCCGCCTGGGCCGAGACCTGGGGGCAGGTGGTCGCGCTCCTTATCCGCGACGTCGCCGCCCCCAGGGGCGACCCGCTGTTCCCCTTTCTGCGCGCGTTAGACCCCTACCTCGGCCACGGCTGGGCTTCCGGGAGCGGTATGTACGGGCGCGGGAACAACCTCGAGTCCTCCTCGGAGGCGGTCAACTTCGCCGCCGGCCTCATCCGCTGGGCCGACGCGGTCGGCGACGCGGCGCTCCTCGAGCTAGGCGTCTACCTCTACGCGACCCAGACTGCCGCCGTCTGGGAGTACTGGTTGGCCGAGGGAGGCAACTTCCCCGCGGCCTACCCCCATACCGCCATCGGCATCCTCTGGAGCGACGGCGGCGCCTACACCACCTGGTGGACCTCGGACCCCGAAGCGGTTCACGGCATCAACTTCCTGCCGGTCACCGCGAGTTCGCTCTACCTGGGGCTGGCACCGGACTTCGTGCGCCGCAACTACCACCACATGCTCGTCGGCACGCGCCCCCACTATTGGCCCGACATCGCCCTGTCGTACCTGGCGCTCGCCGACCCCGACGAGGCGCTGGCCCTCTGGAGTCCGGAGCTCCGCCCCGAGTTCGGCGAGAGCCGCGCGCGCGTCCTGCACTGGTTGACTAGCCTGCGTCGCTACGGCGGCCCTGAGCCAATCACCGCCAACGCCCCGCAGACGGCGGTCTTGGCCAAGGGGGGCGCGCGCACCTACCTGGCCTACAACCCATCGGGCGCGCCGCGCACCGTCACCTTCGCCGACGGCACGGTGCTCACGGCGGCGCCGCACACGCTGACGGTAAAGGAGACTCCATGA
- a CDS encoding carbohydrate ABC transporter permease, translated as MQASAPASATRTRKAPAIGTALGKLVLYVLLIALALLTLFPFYWMFVLATHAQTDIFSAPPPLWFGEFLGRNYEALIARLPFLRNIWNSVYIALMATVTTLFFCSLGGFGFAMYTFRFKRVLFAILIVSLMIPPLLGIIPYYLIIQWLGWLDTPRAVWFPGMASAFGIFLMRQYIASAISRELMDAARIDGASEFRIYWNIVLPLIRPGLATLGLLTFIGQWNNFLGPLVVLNSRENYTIPLALRTLQGQIQTDWGAVLFGTALAVVPLLIIFVFASRQVIDGLTAGSVKG; from the coding sequence ATGCAAGCGAGCGCTCCCGCTTCGGCCACCCGCACGCGCAAAGCGCCGGCGATCGGTACGGCCCTCGGTAAACTCGTGCTCTACGTCCTGCTCATCGCGCTGGCCCTCCTGACGCTCTTTCCCTTCTACTGGATGTTCGTGCTGGCGACCCACGCCCAGACCGACATCTTCTCCGCGCCGCCACCTTTATGGTTTGGAGAGTTTCTCGGTCGCAACTACGAAGCCCTGATAGCGCGCCTGCCCTTTTTGCGCAACATCTGGAACAGCGTCTACATCGCGCTCATGGCGACCGTGACGACGCTCTTTTTCTGCAGCTTGGGCGGCTTTGGTTTCGCGATGTACACCTTCCGCTTTAAGCGGGTGCTCTTCGCGATCCTGATCGTGTCGCTGATGATCCCGCCGCTTTTAGGCATCATCCCCTACTACCTGATCATCCAGTGGCTCGGTTGGCTCGACACCCCCCGCGCGGTGTGGTTTCCGGGTATGGCGAGTGCGTTCGGCATCTTTTTGATGCGCCAGTACATCGCCTCGGCCATCTCGCGCGAGCTGATGGACGCCGCGCGCATCGACGGCGCTTCGGAGTTTCGCATCTACTGGAACATCGTGCTGCCGCTTATTCGTCCCGGCCTCGCGACCCTTGGGCTGCTGACCTTTATCGGGCAGTGGAACAACTTTTTGGGGCCGCTCGTGGTGCTCAACTCGAGGGAGAACTACACCATCCCGTTGGCGCTGCGCACCCTTCAGGGGCAGATCCAAACCGACTGGGGGGCGGTCTTGTTCGGCACGGCGCTCGCGGTGGTGCCGCTGCTTATCATCTTCGTCTTCGCCTCGAGGCAGGTCATCGACGGTCTCACGGCGGGGTCGGTCAAAGGATGA
- a CDS encoding carbohydrate ABC transporter permease: protein MAGITQRAGAPSPRLPLRVRLDRFQRRYAPYFFVSPFFLLFAVFGLFPILFSIYLSFQAWNPVQGLGSMEFVGLENYVFLVEDPWFWQSLWNTLWIAVVSGLPQHLIAIPLAFALTMGVRRLRNPLTAIYFLPYITSSVAVALVFSTIFGTQFGILNQALAYLATAPWSAPLFGGLAENLPVNWLGRAPNIKPAISILVIWQFFGFNVVLYVAGLTTIAREYYEAAQIDGANILQTFWHIALPLLRPMIFFAVTFTIIGNLQLFDQPFILTGGTGGTGQAGMTVAMYLYRTGFEWLDMGMAAAISWLLFLVIGTLTFVHFYLFGRGGMGEA, encoded by the coding sequence ATGGCTGGAATCACCCAACGAGCCGGGGCGCCCTCCCCCCGGCTCCCCTTACGCGTCCGCCTCGACCGCTTTCAGCGCCGCTACGCCCCCTATTTTTTCGTGAGCCCGTTTTTTCTGCTCTTCGCCGTCTTTGGGCTTTTCCCGATCCTCTTTTCCATCTACCTCTCGTTTCAGGCTTGGAACCCCGTACAGGGGCTTGGTTCGATGGAATTCGTGGGGCTGGAAAACTACGTCTTCTTGGTCGAGGACCCTTGGTTCTGGCAGTCGCTTTGGAACACCCTCTGGATCGCCGTCGTGAGCGGTCTGCCGCAACACCTGATCGCCATCCCGCTGGCCTTCGCCCTCACCATGGGGGTGAGGAGGCTGCGCAACCCGCTCACCGCCATCTACTTTTTGCCCTACATCACCTCGTCGGTCGCGGTAGCGCTCGTTTTTAGCACGATCTTCGGCACGCAGTTTGGCATCCTCAATCAAGCGCTCGCATACCTGGCGACGGCCCCGTGGAGCGCTCCGCTCTTCGGCGGTCTGGCCGAGAACCTGCCGGTCAACTGGCTCGGCCGCGCGCCCAACATCAAACCGGCGATCTCCATCTTGGTGATCTGGCAGTTTTTCGGCTTCAACGTGGTGCTGTACGTCGCCGGCTTGACGACCATCGCGCGCGAGTACTACGAAGCCGCGCAGATCGACGGTGCGAACATCCTCCAGACCTTTTGGCACATCGCGCTGCCGCTGTTGCGGCCGATGATCTTTTTTGCCGTGACCTTTACCATCATCGGCAACCTGCAGCTCTTCGACCAGCCGTTCATCCTGACGGGCGGTACCGGCGGTACGGGGCAGGCGGGGATGACCGTGGCGATGTACCTCTACCGCACCGGCTTCGAGTGGCTCGACATGGGCATGGCCGCCGCCATCTCGTGGCTGCTCTTTTTGGTGATCGGCACCCTGACGTTCGTGCACTTCTACCTCTTCGGGCGTGGCGGCATGGGGGAGGCGTGA
- a CDS encoding ABC transporter substrate-binding protein, producing the protein MKKLVALALTSTLGLAAAQTQISIGLFEPLNEHVERVLPRFQEEHPDIEVEIRTLGFNDHHNALVTALATGSGAADVVAVEIGYIARFVAEGGLVDLSEEPFSADQYENLFVSYAWQQARTPDGRQIAMPTDIAPGVMYYRRDHLEAAGANVDEIISSWDSYLEYGRQVRELGDVYLIADAASVANAIIRSDIPEGEGIFFDAEGNPLLNSERFVQAATIAQQIRQEGLDAQIGAWSNEWYEAFRRGTVATELSGAWLGGHLQTWMAPDTAGLWGASEMPGGVLVSWGGSFYGIPTQSQNQEAAWELIKFLTTDPEIQLEAFRTINAFPAMPETYGDPMFEEPLDFLAGQPARVLFAEIAERIQGVATYPGDVVADEIFGSALTQILEEGRDVQGALDEAQRLVERRARR; encoded by the coding sequence ATGAAAAAACTTGTCGCGCTCGCTCTTACCTCCACCCTGGGCCTCGCCGCCGCCCAGACGCAGATCTCCATCGGCCTCTTCGAGCCGCTCAACGAACACGTCGAGCGGGTGCTCCCGCGCTTTCAAGAGGAGCACCCCGACATCGAGGTCGAGATCCGTACGCTCGGCTTTAACGACCATCACAACGCGCTCGTCACGGCGCTCGCTACGGGCTCCGGCGCCGCCGACGTGGTCGCCGTCGAGATCGGCTACATCGCCCGCTTCGTCGCTGAAGGGGGGTTGGTCGACCTCAGCGAGGAGCCCTTTAGCGCTGACCAGTATGAAAACCTTTTCGTGAGCTACGCTTGGCAGCAGGCCCGCACCCCCGACGGGCGCCAGATCGCGATGCCGACCGACATCGCCCCCGGCGTGATGTACTACCGCCGCGACCACCTCGAGGCCGCAGGTGCCAACGTTGACGAGATCATCAGCTCGTGGGACTCCTACCTCGAGTACGGTCGGCAGGTGCGCGAGCTCGGGGACGTCTACCTGATCGCCGACGCCGCCTCGGTCGCCAACGCGATCATCCGGAGTGACATCCCTGAAGGCGAGGGGATCTTCTTTGACGCCGAGGGCAACCCGCTCCTTAACAGCGAGCGCTTCGTCCAGGCGGCAACCATCGCCCAGCAGATCCGCCAAGAGGGGCTAGACGCCCAGATCGGCGCCTGGAGCAACGAGTGGTACGAGGCTTTCCGGCGCGGCACGGTCGCCACCGAGCTCTCCGGCGCCTGGTTGGGCGGGCACCTGCAGACCTGGATGGCCCCCGACACTGCTGGGCTCTGGGGCGCGTCGGAGATGCCCGGCGGCGTGCTGGTGAGCTGGGGCGGGTCCTTTTACGGTATCCCCACCCAGTCGCAGAACCAGGAGGCCGCTTGGGAGCTGATCAAGTTTTTGACGACCGACCCCGAGATCCAGCTCGAGGCGTTTAGGACCATCAACGCCTTTCCGGCGATGCCCGAGACCTACGGCGACCCGATGTTTGAAGAACCCCTCGACTTCCTCGCGGGGCAGCCCGCGCGCGTGCTCTTCGCCGAGATCGCCGAGCGCATCCAAGGGGTTGCGACCTACCCCGGCGACGTGGTCGCCGACGAGATCTTCGGTTCGGCGCTGACGCAGATCCTCGAAGAGGGGCGCGACGTGCAGGGGGCGCTCGATGAGGCGCAGAGGCTCGTCGAACGCCGCGCGCGCCGCTAG